One window of the Deinococcus metalli genome contains the following:
- a CDS encoding class I SAM-dependent methyltransferase produces MRNIDLPARTARYSGRMAGDHLHFDRVAALYHAARPAYPAALYDQLEAWGALRPGMTVLELGPGTGQATRDLLARGVASIDAVELGDTMAAYLRRTLPDPRLTVIVGNAHDVRLPDHRYDLAVAATSFHWLDPAVMVPKLARATRAGAALAVWWTLFGDPAHSTPFRTGLRRIEEAHGLVSDRGVAPLQLHDRTADLQIGGFFGDVQHALFRWSVELDAAQATALFGTFPTWAAAGTAVREVGELVQHLGGSVTDHFMTALYGAWRGGRAQ; encoded by the coding sequence GTGAGGAACATCGATCTGCCCGCCCGCACGGCCCGGTACAGTGGCCGCATGGCTGGCGACCACCTGCATTTCGACCGGGTCGCCGCGCTGTATCACGCGGCGCGTCCCGCCTACCCGGCCGCCCTGTACGACCAGCTGGAGGCCTGGGGTGCCCTGCGGCCCGGTATGACGGTGCTGGAACTGGGGCCGGGCACCGGGCAGGCGACGCGCGACCTGCTCGCGCGCGGCGTGGCCAGCATCGACGCCGTGGAGCTGGGAGATACGATGGCCGCCTACCTGCGCCGGACGCTGCCCGACCCACGCCTGACGGTCATCGTCGGGAATGCACATGATGTGCGGCTGCCCGACCACCGCTACGACCTCGCGGTCGCGGCCACGTCGTTCCACTGGCTCGACCCGGCCGTGATGGTCCCGAAGCTCGCCCGCGCGACCCGGGCCGGCGCAGCGCTGGCCGTGTGGTGGACGCTGTTCGGTGACCCGGCGCACAGCACGCCCTTCCGCACCGGCCTGCGCCGCATCGAGGAGGCGCACGGCCTGGTCTCGGACAGGGGCGTGGCTCCCCTCCAGCTCCACGACCGAACGGCCGATCTCCAGATCGGTGGGTTCTTCGGCGACGTCCAGCACGCGCTGTTCCGCTGGTCGGTCGAGTTGGACGCGGCGCAGGCCACCGCCCTGTTCGGGACATTTCCCACGTGGGCCGCGGCGGGCACAGCCGTGCGTGAGGTGGGCGAGCTTGTGCAGCACCTGGGCGGCTCGGTCACCGATCACTTCATGACGGCGCTGTACGGCGCGTGGCGCGGCGGCCGGGCGCAGTGA
- the glcF gene encoding glycolate oxidase subunit GlcF translates to MNNDIPAHVPGGQGQVMAHAVDACVHCGFCLPACPTYALLGDEMDSPRGRIILMKEVLEGGLPLMDAAPHLDRCLGCMGCVTACPSGVPYGELITAFRGWSEPRRNRSPLDRAKRYAILKALPAPKLFSVAARVGQYAKPLAPVLPDMLRSPLDLLPEHVPAMQPSPALTPARGQRRGRVAFLVGCAQQALTPNFNAATLRVLARNGIEVVVPDGQGCCGAAALHTGARGEALKLVRANLEAFDPDDYDAILSNAAGCGAGLKEYPMVLRGEPDEARAHAFAAKVMDISEYLNGLLLDGTLEPMVPTSRPLNVAYHDACHLAHAQGVKAAPRALLRAIPGVTVLEVPEGDLCCGSAGTYNLEQPELATQLGQRKAKNILSTTPDVIASGNIGCHTQIQSHVRRQRSAVPVMHTIEVLDLAYRGEL, encoded by the coding sequence TTGAACAACGACATTCCCGCGCACGTGCCCGGCGGGCAGGGCCAGGTGATGGCACACGCGGTGGACGCCTGCGTGCACTGCGGCTTCTGCCTGCCCGCGTGCCCCACCTACGCGCTGCTGGGCGATGAGATGGACAGCCCGCGCGGCCGCATCATCCTGATGAAGGAGGTGCTGGAGGGCGGCCTGCCGCTGATGGACGCCGCGCCGCATCTTGACCGCTGCCTCGGCTGTATGGGCTGCGTGACCGCGTGCCCCAGCGGCGTGCCGTACGGCGAACTGATCACGGCCTTCCGCGGCTGGAGCGAGCCGCGCCGGAACCGCAGCCCCCTCGACCGCGCCAAGCGCTACGCGATCCTGAAAGCCCTTCCCGCCCCGAAGCTGTTCAGCGTGGCGGCCCGCGTGGGCCAGTACGCCAAGCCGCTCGCGCCCGTCCTGCCCGACATGCTGCGGAGCCCGCTGGACCTGCTGCCCGAGCACGTGCCCGCCATGCAGCCCAGCCCGGCCCTCACGCCCGCGCGCGGCCAGCGGCGCGGCCGGGTGGCGTTTCTGGTCGGCTGCGCGCAGCAGGCGCTCACACCGAACTTCAATGCCGCGACCCTGCGGGTGCTCGCCCGCAACGGCATCGAGGTCGTGGTGCCGGACGGCCAGGGCTGCTGCGGCGCGGCGGCGCTGCACACCGGCGCGCGTGGCGAGGCCCTGAAGCTGGTGCGCGCGAACCTGGAGGCCTTCGACCCGGACGACTACGACGCGATCCTCTCCAACGCGGCCGGCTGCGGCGCGGGCCTGAAGGAATACCCGATGGTGCTCCGGGGCGAACCCGACGAGGCCCGCGCCCACGCCTTCGCCGCGAAGGTCATGGACATCAGCGAGTACCTGAACGGGCTGCTCCTGGACGGCACCCTGGAGCCGATGGTGCCCACGTCCAGGCCCCTGAACGTCGCGTATCACGACGCGTGCCACCTCGCCCACGCGCAGGGTGTGAAGGCCGCGCCGCGCGCCCTGCTGCGCGCCATTCCCGGCGTGACCGTGCTGGAAGTGCCGGAGGGCGACCTGTGCTGCGGCAGCGCCGGCACCTACAACCTCGAACAGCCGGAACTCGCCACCCAGCTCGGCCAGCGCAAGGCGAAGAACATCCTTTCGACCACGCCCGACGTGATCGCCAGCGGCAACATCGGCTGCCACACCCAGATCCAGAGCCATGTGCGGCGGCAGCGCAGCGCCGTGCCGGTCATGCACACCATCGAAGTGCTGGATCTGGCGTACCGGGGGGAACTGTGA